One window from the genome of Pseudomonas frederiksbergensis encodes:
- the ptsP gene encoding phosphoenolpyruvate--protein phosphotransferase — MLNTLRKIVQEVNAAKDLKAALGIIVLRVKEAMGSQVCSVYLLDPETNRFVLMATEGLNKRSIGKVSMAPNEGLVGLVGTREEPLNLENAADHPRYRYFAETGEERYASFLGAPIIHHRRVVGVLVIQQKERRQFDEGEEAFLVTMSAQLAGVIAHAEATGSISGLGRQGKGIQEAKFVGVPGSPGAAVGTAVVMLPPADLDVVPDKAIADIDAELGLFKTAIEGVRADMRALSAKLATQLRPEERALFDVYLMMLDDASLGSEVTTVIKTGQWAQGALRQVVTDHVNRFELMDDAYLRERASDVKDLGRRLLAYLQQERQQTLVYPDNTILVSEELTPAMLGEVPEGKLAGLVSVLGSGNSHVAILARAMGIPTVMGVVDLPYSKVDGIQMIVDGYHGEVYTNPSEVLRKQFADVVEEEKQLSLGLDALRDLPCVTLDGHRMPLWVNTGLLADVARAQKRGAEGVGLYRTEVPFMINQRFPSEKEQLAIYREQLSAFHPQPVTMRSLDIGGDKSLSYFPIKEDNPFLGWRGIRVTLDHPEIFLVQARAMLKASEGLNNLRILLPMISGTHELEEALHLIHRAWGEVRDEGTDVPMPPVGVMIEIPAAVYQTKELARQVDFLSVGSNDLTQYLLAVDRNNPRVADLYDYLHPAVLQALQNVVRDAHAEGKPVSICGEMAGDPAAAVLLMAMGFDSLSMNATNLPKVKWMLRQINLSKAQELLAELMTIDNPQVIHSSLQLALKNLGLARMINPASSKTL, encoded by the coding sequence ATGCTCAATACGCTGCGCAAGATCGTCCAGGAAGTTAACGCCGCCAAGGATCTCAAGGCGGCGTTGGGCATTATTGTATTGCGCGTCAAAGAGGCCATGGGCAGCCAAGTCTGCTCGGTCTACCTGCTTGACCCCGAGACCAACCGTTTCGTGCTGATGGCCACCGAGGGCTTGAACAAGCGCTCCATCGGCAAGGTCAGCATGGCTCCCAATGAAGGCCTGGTCGGCCTGGTCGGCACGCGCGAAGAACCCCTGAACCTGGAAAATGCCGCGGACCACCCGCGTTACCGCTACTTCGCGGAAACGGGCGAGGAACGCTACGCGTCATTCCTTGGCGCGCCGATCATCCACCACCGCCGCGTCGTCGGCGTATTGGTCATCCAGCAGAAAGAGCGTCGCCAGTTCGACGAAGGCGAAGAAGCCTTCCTCGTCACCATGAGTGCGCAACTGGCCGGGGTCATCGCCCATGCCGAAGCCACCGGCTCGATCAGCGGCCTCGGCCGCCAGGGCAAGGGCATCCAGGAAGCCAAGTTCGTCGGCGTGCCAGGTTCCCCGGGCGCGGCGGTGGGCACCGCGGTGGTCATGCTGCCGCCTGCCGATCTCGATGTGGTGCCGGACAAGGCCATCGCCGACATCGATGCCGAACTCGGTTTGTTCAAGACCGCCATCGAAGGCGTGCGGGCCGATATGCGCGCGCTTTCGGCGAAGCTGGCGACGCAGCTGCGCCCCGAAGAGCGCGCGCTGTTCGACGTCTACCTGATGATGCTCGACGATGCCTCCCTGGGCAGCGAAGTCACCACGGTCATCAAGACCGGCCAATGGGCCCAGGGCGCGTTGCGCCAGGTGGTGACCGACCACGTCAACCGTTTCGAATTGATGGACGACGCCTACCTGCGCGAGCGCGCCTCCGACGTCAAGGACCTTGGCCGTCGTTTGCTGGCGTATTTGCAGCAGGAGCGCCAGCAGACCCTGGTCTATCCCGACAACACCATCCTGGTCAGCGAGGAGTTGACCCCGGCGATGCTCGGCGAAGTGCCTGAGGGCAAGCTGGCGGGCCTGGTCTCGGTCCTGGGTTCGGGCAACTCCCACGTGGCGATTTTGGCCCGGGCCATGGGTATCCCGACGGTCATGGGCGTGGTGGACCTGCCGTATTCCAAGGTCGACGGCATCCAGATGATCGTCGACGGCTACCACGGCGAGGTCTATACCAACCCCAGCGAGGTTTTGCGCAAGCAGTTCGCCGACGTGGTGGAGGAAGAAAAACAACTGTCCCTGGGCCTCGATGCGCTGAGGGATCTGCCGTGCGTGACGCTCGACGGCCACCGCATGCCGCTGTGGGTCAACACCGGCCTTCTGGCCGATGTGGCCCGGGCGCAGAAACGTGGCGCCGAGGGCGTGGGCCTGTATCGCACCGAAGTGCCGTTCATGATCAACCAGCGCTTCCCCAGCGAAAAGGAACAGCTGGCGATCTATCGCGAGCAATTGTCTGCGTTCCATCCCCAACCGGTGACCATGCGCAGCCTGGATATCGGTGGCGATAAATCCCTGTCCTATTTCCCGATCAAGGAAGACAACCCCTTCCTTGGCTGGCGCGGGATCCGGGTAACGCTCGACCATCCAGAGATTTTCCTGGTCCAGGCGCGTGCAATGCTCAAGGCCAGCGAAGGCCTGAACAACCTGCGCATCCTGTTGCCGATGATCTCCGGCACTCATGAGCTGGAAGAGGCCCTGCACCTGATTCACCGGGCCTGGGGCGAGGTGCGCGATGAGGGGACCGACGTGCCGATGCCGCCGGTAGGGGTAATGATCGAAATTCCGGCGGCGGTGTACCAGACCAAGGAATTGGCGCGGCAGGTGGACTTCCTGTCAGTCGGCTCCAACGACCTGACCCAATACCTGCTGGCCGTGGACCGCAACAACCCACGGGTGGCCGACCTGTACGACTATCTCCATCCGGCCGTGCTGCAAGCCTTGCAGAACGTGGTGCGCGACGCCCATGCCGAAGGCAAGCCGGTGAGCATCTGTGGCGAAATGGCCGGCGACCCGGCGGCCGCGGTGCTGCTGATGGCGATGGGCTTCGACAGCCTGTCGATGAACGCCACGAACCTGCCCAAAGTGAAATGGATGCTGCGCCAGATCAACCTCAGCAAGGCCCAGGAGCTGCTGGCGGAACTGATGACCATCGACAATCCGCAGGTGATTCACAGCTCCTTGCAGTTGGCGCTGAAGAACCTTGGGTTGGCGCGGATGATCAATCCGGCGTCGAGCAAGACCCTCTAA
- a CDS encoding SdiA-regulated domain-containing protein: MHRLARPKPLFLLLIVVLITLIATGQYLRLFERAWFNLNTLWQPINDQAISLDQYQVTLEAQVIEGLDEDVSALTYDPIRKSLFTVTNKNAELIELSLDGRILRRIALVGFGDPEAVEYISENIYVITDERQQRLIKIHLDEDTRFLDAAEAEQMTLGVHMRSNKGFEGLAYDSIGKRLFVAKERDPMLIYEVHGFPHHNPEKSYAVHVINNPKRDAGLFVRDLSSLQYDERSGHLLALSDESRLIIELDIDGRPLSTLSLNKGRHGLKNTIPQAEGVAMDDDGNLYVVSEPNLFYVFKKPQP, translated from the coding sequence ATGCATCGACTTGCCCGCCCTAAACCATTGTTCCTGCTGCTGATAGTCGTGCTGATTACGCTAATCGCGACAGGCCAGTACCTGCGCCTGTTCGAACGCGCCTGGTTTAACCTGAACACCCTCTGGCAGCCCATCAATGACCAGGCAATCTCACTGGACCAATATCAGGTCACGCTTGAAGCACAGGTAATAGAAGGCCTGGACGAAGACGTTTCGGCGTTGACCTACGACCCGATTCGCAAAAGCCTGTTCACCGTCACCAACAAGAATGCCGAGCTGATTGAACTGTCACTGGATGGCAGAATACTGCGACGCATCGCCTTGGTCGGATTTGGCGACCCGGAAGCGGTGGAGTACATCAGCGAGAACATCTACGTCATCACCGACGAGCGCCAGCAGCGGCTGATCAAGATCCATCTGGACGAAGACACCCGGTTCCTTGATGCGGCCGAGGCTGAGCAAATGACACTCGGCGTCCATATGCGAAGCAACAAGGGTTTCGAAGGGCTGGCCTACGACTCCATTGGCAAGCGCCTGTTCGTGGCCAAGGAACGCGATCCGATGCTGATCTATGAAGTCCACGGCTTTCCCCACCATAATCCGGAAAAGTCCTACGCGGTCCATGTGATCAATAACCCCAAGCGCGATGCCGGGCTGTTTGTCCGCGATCTTTCCAGCTTGCAATACGACGAGCGCAGCGGTCATTTGCTGGCGCTGTCCGATGAGTCCAGGTTGATTATCGAGCTGGATATCGACGGTCGGCCGTTGAGCACGCTGTCGCTGAACAAGGGGCGCCATGGCCTGAAGAACACCATACCGCAGGCGGAAGGCGTGGCCATGGATGACGACGGCAACCTGTACGTGGTGAGCGAGCCGAATCTGTTCTACGTATTCAAGAAGCCGCAGCCTTGA
- the rpiA gene encoding ribose-5-phosphate isomerase RpiA: MTQDQLKQAVAQAAVDLILPKLDDKSIVGVGTGSTANCFIDALAQHKGAFDGAVASSEATAARLKGHGIPVYELNTVSDLEFYIDGADESDAHLNLIKGGGAALTREKIVAAVAKTFICIADASKLVPVLGAFPLPVEVIPMARSHVARQLVKLGGDPVYREGVLTDNGNIILDVHNLQITNPVELESQINAIVGVVTNGLFAARPADVLLLGTAEGVKTLRAE, translated from the coding sequence ATGACCCAGGATCAACTCAAACAGGCCGTGGCCCAGGCCGCTGTCGACCTCATCCTCCCGAAGCTGGATGACAAGAGCATCGTCGGGGTCGGCACCGGCTCTACCGCCAATTGCTTCATCGACGCGTTGGCGCAGCACAAAGGCGCGTTCGATGGCGCGGTCGCCAGTTCCGAAGCAACCGCCGCACGCCTGAAGGGCCACGGCATCCCGGTGTACGAACTCAACACCGTGAGCGACCTGGAGTTTTACATTGATGGCGCCGACGAAAGCGACGCGCACTTGAACCTGATCAAGGGCGGCGGCGCGGCATTGACCCGCGAGAAAATCGTCGCGGCCGTCGCCAAGACCTTCATCTGCATCGCCGATGCCAGCAAGTTGGTGCCGGTGCTCGGCGCGTTCCCGCTGCCAGTGGAAGTCATCCCTATGGCCCGCAGCCACGTTGCCCGCCAATTGGTAAAGCTGGGCGGCGACCCGGTGTATCGCGAAGGTGTGCTGACCGATAACGGCAATATCATCCTGGATGTGCATAACCTGCAGATCACCAACCCGGTGGAACTGGAAAGCCAGATCAACGCCATCGTCGGCGTGGTCACCAATGGCTTGTTCGCGGCTCGTCCGGCGGATGTGCTGTTGCTGGGGACTGCTGAAGGGGTGAAGACCCTGCGGGCCGAATAA
- a CDS encoding SdiA-regulated domain-containing protein, with protein sequence MANTQILPVPSSARPARFKLPRYAWLLLAAIAAYSSASAMHWDDRARLWVSERFQSQGLRQGSIWLPEYRAVIDAKEFPGMEEDEASDLTYNPQTKTLFTVMGKNPFLVELTLEGDVLRQIPLVGWSNPEGVSYMEKGRLAITDERKHTLSIVQVDANTRELNFTAFPSYNLGSSKNQNKGFEGIAWDPRNRQLVLGEERPPALFTWKSDGSQLLKGDKQIRASDELDLRNLSALAVDPRTGHTVLLSADSHLLLELDQQGEQVSFMTLLGGFNGLKDTIPRAEGAALDEAGNLYMVSEPNLFYRFEKSR encoded by the coding sequence ATGGCTAACACCCAAATCCTGCCCGTACCCTCGAGCGCTCGCCCCGCGCGCTTCAAATTGCCTCGGTATGCCTGGCTGTTGCTGGCGGCAATTGCTGCCTACAGCTCGGCGTCGGCCATGCATTGGGACGACCGCGCCCGGCTTTGGGTATCGGAACGCTTCCAGAGCCAGGGCCTGCGCCAGGGCAGCATTTGGCTCCCTGAATACCGCGCTGTTATTGATGCCAAGGAATTTCCCGGAATGGAGGAGGATGAAGCCTCCGACCTGACCTATAACCCCCAGACCAAGACTTTATTCACCGTGATGGGGAAAAATCCGTTCCTGGTGGAGCTGACCCTGGAGGGCGATGTACTGCGCCAAATCCCTTTGGTGGGCTGGAGCAACCCGGAAGGTGTGAGCTACATGGAGAAGGGGAGGCTGGCCATCACCGATGAGCGAAAGCACACGCTATCGATCGTTCAAGTGGATGCCAACACCCGGGAATTGAACTTCACCGCCTTCCCTAGCTACAACCTGGGCTCGTCGAAAAACCAGAACAAAGGATTCGAAGGCATCGCATGGGATCCTCGCAACCGACAATTGGTGCTGGGCGAAGAGCGTCCACCCGCATTGTTCACCTGGAAAAGCGACGGAAGCCAATTGCTCAAGGGAGACAAACAGATCCGTGCCAGCGATGAACTTGACCTGCGCAACCTGTCGGCCCTGGCCGTCGATCCCCGCACGGGTCATACCGTATTGTTGTCCGCCGATTCTCATTTGCTGCTGGAACTTGATCAACAAGGTGAACAGGTGAGTTTCATGACCTTGCTCGGCGGCTTCAACGGACTGAAAGACACGATCCCTCGCGCAGAAGGCGCCGCCCTCGACGAGGCCGGCAATCTTTACATGGTGAGCGAACCTAACCTGTTCTATCGCTTCGAGAAATCACGATAG
- a CDS encoding SDR family oxidoreductase — protein sequence MKILLVGGSGFIGRHLLRALHGDGHSIIATRRNLGPPSWPGVEWRPLDLGVLAVDPTHFVFPPDVDLVINAAGLLSVDAQALSLVQDRGTRALFDQAARHGVRILQISALGASAQSDVPFLASKGLADEYLSNLDSHSVVLRPSLVVGPGGASSGWMEGLSPWPVIPLLDLTARIQPVHIDDLVGAALALLRQWPTESVMVPLVGPEPMTLARLIDHLRAAQGWAPARYIKAPALLAEMGSRLGDCFGWRALNRQSVALAQRDNLADPEVLASICGYRAAPVQTRLLGWPTVAQSSLRAVRPLMLAVLAFIWLGTAVVCLGPGYDWGLRIMAEAGVHGAWAKLAVVSGALLDGALGVGMLLQRWRRQALRLQLGLMLGYTLCISFTLPHYWFDPYAAVAKNLVLIVATLWLLWTEPRR from the coding sequence ATGAAAATCCTACTGGTGGGAGGCAGCGGTTTTATCGGACGCCACCTGCTGCGAGCGCTGCATGGCGATGGCCACTCGATCATCGCCACCCGCCGTAACCTTGGGCCGCCCAGCTGGCCTGGGGTTGAATGGCGGCCGCTGGATCTTGGGGTATTGGCGGTCGACCCAACACATTTTGTCTTCCCTCCGGACGTCGACCTGGTGATCAACGCGGCAGGCCTCCTCAGCGTGGACGCCCAGGCGCTGAGCCTGGTCCAGGATCGTGGCACGCGAGCGCTGTTCGACCAGGCTGCGCGCCACGGCGTTCGCATCCTGCAGATTTCCGCACTGGGCGCGAGCGCTCAATCCGACGTACCGTTCCTGGCGAGCAAAGGCCTGGCTGACGAATATCTGTCCAACCTCGACAGCCATTCGGTTGTGCTACGGCCCTCATTGGTGGTGGGACCCGGTGGCGCGAGCAGCGGCTGGATGGAAGGCCTATCGCCTTGGCCAGTGATTCCCTTGTTGGATCTGACGGCGCGCATCCAGCCCGTGCACATCGATGATCTGGTGGGCGCGGCGCTCGCCCTGCTGCGGCAATGGCCAACCGAATCAGTGATGGTGCCATTGGTGGGGCCCGAGCCCATGACGCTCGCCCGGCTCATCGATCACTTGCGAGCCGCGCAAGGTTGGGCGCCTGCACGCTATATCAAGGCGCCTGCGCTCTTGGCCGAAATGGGCAGCCGATTGGGGGACTGTTTCGGCTGGCGGGCGCTGAACCGGCAAAGCGTAGCGCTGGCACAACGGGACAACCTTGCCGACCCCGAGGTACTCGCATCGATCTGCGGGTATCGCGCCGCCCCTGTCCAGACCCGCTTGCTCGGGTGGCCCACCGTCGCCCAGAGCAGCCTTCGGGCGGTCCGCCCGTTGATGCTCGCGGTGCTGGCGTTCATCTGGCTGGGAACCGCCGTGGTGTGTCTCGGCCCCGGCTACGACTGGGGGTTGCGCATCATGGCCGAAGCCGGCGTCCATGGCGCCTGGGCGAAACTTGCGGTCGTCAGCGGCGCGCTGCTTGATGGCGCGCTGGGCGTGGGCATGTTGCTCCAGCGTTGGCGACGCCAGGCATTGCGGCTTCAGCTGGGGTTGATGCTCGGCTATACGCTATGCATCAGCTTTACCCTGCCCCATTATTGGTTCGACCCTTATGCGGCTGTCGCCAAGAACCTGGTGTTGATAGTCGCGACTTTATGGCTGCTTTGGACCGAACCCCGCCGATGA
- a CDS encoding HAD family hydrolase, whose protein sequence is MRLALFDLDNTLLGGDSDHAWGDYLCERGFLDAVSYKARNDEFYQDYLAGKLDNAAYLNFCLEILGRTEMEVLAQWHLDYMRDCIEPIVLPQAIELLKKHRDAGDKLVIITATNRFVTAPIAERLGVETLIATECEMIDGRYSGRSTDIPCFREGKVTRLNRWLEETGHSLEGSYFYSDSMNDLALLEVVTHPVAVDPDPNLRAEAERRGWPVISLRD, encoded by the coding sequence ATGCGGCTGGCTTTATTCGACTTGGACAATACGCTGCTGGGTGGCGACAGCGACCACGCCTGGGGCGATTACCTGTGTGAGCGCGGCTTCCTCGATGCTGTGAGTTACAAGGCGCGCAACGATGAGTTCTACCAGGACTACCTGGCCGGCAAGCTCGACAACGCCGCGTACCTGAACTTTTGCCTGGAAATCCTGGGCCGTACCGAGATGGAAGTCCTGGCTCAATGGCACCTCGATTACATGCGCGACTGCATCGAACCCATCGTCTTGCCCCAAGCGATCGAGCTATTGAAGAAACACCGTGATGCCGGCGACAAGCTCGTGATCATCACGGCCACCAACCGCTTCGTCACCGCCCCGATTGCCGAACGCCTGGGGGTTGAAACCCTGATCGCCACCGAATGCGAGATGATCGATGGGCGCTACAGCGGACGCAGCACCGATATCCCCTGTTTTCGCGAGGGCAAGGTGACCCGGCTGAACCGTTGGCTGGAAGAGACCGGGCATTCGCTCGAAGGCAGCTATTTCTACAGCGACTCGATGAATGACCTGGCGCTGTTGGAAGTGGTGACGCATCCGGTGGCGGTGGATCCGGACCCGAATCTTCGGGCCGAGGCCGAGAGGCGCGGCTGGCCAGTCATCAGTCTGCGCGACTGA
- the ilvA gene encoding threonine ammonia-lyase, biosynthetic, producing the protein MLEQYVKKILTSRVYDVAVETPLQTARQLSERLGNEVWLKREDLQPVFSFKIRGAYNKLTQLSDEERARGVVTASAGNHAQGLALAAKVLGVKATIVMPKTTPEIKVEGVRSRGGKVVLHGDSFPEALAYSLKLVDEKGYVYIHPYDDPHTIAGQGTVAMEILRQHPGRLDAIFVPVGGGGLIAGIAAYVKYLRPEIKIIGVEPDDSNCLQAAMAAGERVVLPTVGLFADGVAVAQIGQHTFDICKHYVDEVITVSTDEICAAIKDIYDDTRSITEPAGALGVAGIKKYVETRSISGQTLVAIDSGANVNFDRLRHVAERAELGEGREAIIAVTIPEKPGSFKAFCEAIGKRQITEFNYRYNTGSEAHIFVGVQTHPENDPRSKLIASLTEQGFPVLDLTDNELAKLHIRHMVGGHAAHVIDEVVLRFEFPERPGALFNFLNKLGGRWNISMFHYRNHGAADGRVVAGLQVPHDERHLVPAALEEIGYPYWDESDNPAYQLFLG; encoded by the coding sequence ATGCTTGAACAGTACGTCAAAAAGATCCTCACCTCGCGCGTTTATGACGTTGCCGTAGAAACCCCGCTGCAGACCGCCCGCCAGCTCTCCGAGCGACTGGGCAACGAGGTCTGGCTCAAGCGTGAAGACTTGCAGCCGGTGTTCTCGTTCAAGATTCGCGGGGCCTACAACAAGCTGACCCAACTCAGCGACGAAGAGCGCGCCCGTGGCGTGGTCACGGCCTCGGCGGGCAACCATGCCCAGGGCCTGGCGCTCGCCGCCAAGGTGCTGGGGGTCAAGGCCACCATCGTCATGCCCAAGACCACCCCGGAGATCAAGGTCGAAGGCGTGCGCTCCCGTGGCGGCAAAGTGGTGTTGCATGGCGATTCGTTCCCCGAAGCCCTGGCTTATTCACTGAAGCTGGTCGACGAAAAAGGCTACGTCTACATCCATCCTTATGACGATCCTCACACCATCGCCGGGCAGGGCACCGTGGCGATGGAGATCCTGCGCCAGCATCCGGGGCGCCTGGATGCGATATTCGTCCCGGTGGGCGGTGGCGGACTGATCGCCGGGATCGCGGCCTACGTGAAATACCTGCGCCCGGAAATCAAGATCATCGGTGTCGAGCCGGATGATTCCAATTGCCTGCAAGCGGCCATGGCTGCCGGTGAACGCGTGGTCCTGCCGACCGTCGGGCTGTTCGCCGATGGCGTTGCCGTGGCGCAGATCGGCCAGCACACCTTCGATATCTGCAAGCACTACGTGGACGAAGTGATTACCGTCAGCACCGACGAGATCTGCGCAGCCATCAAGGATATCTACGACGATACCCGCTCGATCACTGAACCTGCCGGCGCGCTGGGTGTTGCTGGCATCAAGAAGTATGTCGAGACGCGCAGCATCAGCGGCCAGACGCTGGTCGCCATCGATTCCGGCGCCAACGTGAACTTCGACCGCTTGCGCCATGTGGCTGAGCGCGCCGAGTTGGGTGAGGGCCGCGAAGCGATCATCGCCGTGACCATCCCCGAGAAGCCGGGTAGCTTCAAGGCTTTCTGCGAAGCCATTGGCAAACGCCAGATCACCGAATTCAACTACCGCTACAACACCGGCAGCGAAGCGCACATTTTCGTCGGCGTGCAGACGCATCCGGAAAACGACCCGCGCAGCAAGCTGATTGCCAGCCTGACCGAGCAGGGCTTCCCGGTTCTGGACCTGACCGACAATGAACTGGCCAAGCTGCACATCCGCCACATGGTCGGCGGCCACGCGGCTCACGTCATCGACGAGGTGGTGCTGCGTTTCGAGTTCCCCGAACGTCCGGGGGCGCTGTTCAACTTCCTCAATAAGCTGGGCGGACGCTGGAATATCTCGATGTTCCATTACCGCAACCATGGCGCGGCAGACGGCCGTGTGGTCGCCGGCTTGCAGGTGCCCCACGATGAACGCCACCTGGTACCGGCCGCCCTGGAAGAAATCGGATATCCGTACTGGGATGAAAGCGATAACCCGGCCTATCAGCTGTTTCTCGGCTGA
- a CDS encoding DUF2269 family protein has translation MSIYLLLKTLHILSSTILFGLGAGSAYYALRAWRSGKLEVIAVTFKHLVFADWAFTATTAVFQPLSGLALMHIAGWPLQQNWLMWSIGLYCLAGACWLPVVWLQIRVHKMAEQALRDGTPIPIKAATYMRWWFALGWPAFLAFMAIFYLMVAKPA, from the coding sequence ATGAGCATTTACCTGCTGTTGAAAACCCTGCACATCCTGTCTTCGACCATCCTGTTCGGCCTGGGCGCGGGGTCTGCCTACTACGCGCTTCGAGCCTGGCGCAGCGGCAAGCTTGAAGTCATTGCGGTCACCTTCAAACATCTGGTCTTCGCCGATTGGGCGTTCACCGCCACCACCGCTGTATTCCAGCCACTGAGCGGCCTGGCGCTGATGCACATCGCCGGCTGGCCGTTGCAACAGAATTGGTTGATGTGGAGTATCGGGCTTTATTGCCTGGCGGGCGCCTGTTGGCTGCCGGTGGTCTGGTTACAGATCCGTGTACACAAAATGGCCGAGCAAGCCTTGCGGGACGGTACGCCCATCCCGATCAAGGCCGCCACCTACATGCGCTGGTGGTTTGCGCTGGGCTGGCCGGCGTTCCTGGCGTTCATGGCGATTTTCTACCTGATGGTCGCCAAGCCCGCGTAA
- a CDS encoding RNA pyrophosphohydrolase — protein MIDPDGFRPNVGIILTNDAGQVLWARRINQDAWQFPQGGINPQETPEEALYRELNEEVGLEREDVEILACTRGWLRYRLPQRLVRTHSQPLCIGQKQKWFLLRLISNEQRVRMDLTGKPEFDGWRWVSYWYPLGQVVTFKREVYRRALKELAPRLLTRD, from the coding sequence GTGATCGATCCCGATGGTTTCCGTCCCAATGTGGGGATCATTCTTACGAATGATGCTGGGCAGGTGCTATGGGCACGCCGTATCAATCAAGACGCCTGGCAGTTTCCCCAGGGTGGGATCAACCCCCAGGAGACGCCGGAAGAAGCTTTGTACCGCGAGTTGAATGAAGAAGTCGGGCTGGAGCGAGAGGACGTCGAAATACTCGCCTGCACCCGAGGCTGGTTGCGCTATCGTTTGCCGCAACGCCTGGTCAGGACGCACAGCCAACCGCTGTGCATCGGCCAGAAACAGAAATGGTTTCTCCTGCGCCTGATCTCCAACGAACAGCGGGTGCGGATGGATTTGACCGGTAAACCGGAGTTCGATGGCTGGCGCTGGGTCAGCTATTGGTATCCGTTGGGCCAGGTGGTGACATTCAAGCGCGAGGTTTACCGACGCGCCCTCAAAGAGCTTGCCCCGCGCCTGCTGACGCGCGACTGA
- a CDS encoding NRDE family protein: protein MCLIVFAWRPGHAQPLVVAANRDEFYARPTLPLAQWPDAPHVHAGRDLEAGGTWLGVGADGRFAALTNIRDPGQLPAFKSRGELVARFLTGNLSIADYLSEIVPRAGEYGGFNLLLGDGAELWHYNARDTRPQQLADGVYGLSNAGLNTPWPKLLKARTALGEVLDDPQPQALLALLNDPQPAPVGELPDTGVGLATEMLLSSVFIASPAYGTRASTALIVHADGTQQMVERSFGPHGGHLGEVELLVQCRR, encoded by the coding sequence ATGTGCCTGATCGTATTCGCCTGGCGCCCCGGCCACGCCCAGCCGCTGGTCGTGGCGGCCAACCGCGACGAGTTCTATGCACGCCCGACGCTGCCGCTGGCGCAGTGGCCTGACGCGCCGCACGTGCATGCTGGTCGTGACCTGGAAGCGGGCGGCACCTGGCTCGGCGTGGGTGCCGACGGTCGCTTTGCGGCCCTGACCAATATTCGCGACCCCGGTCAACTGCCGGCATTCAAGTCTCGTGGAGAACTGGTGGCGCGGTTCCTGACCGGGAATCTGTCGATTGCCGATTACCTGAGCGAAATCGTGCCGCGTGCCGGGGAGTACGGAGGTTTCAACCTGCTGCTTGGCGATGGCGCCGAATTGTGGCATTACAACGCCCGCGATACCCGGCCACAGCAATTGGCCGACGGCGTCTATGGCTTGTCCAACGCTGGGCTGAATACGCCATGGCCCAAGTTGCTCAAGGCCCGGACGGCGCTGGGCGAAGTGCTGGACGATCCGCAGCCCCAGGCATTGTTGGCGCTATTGAATGACCCGCAACCTGCACCGGTGGGTGAGCTGCCGGACACGGGTGTGGGACTGGCGACGGAAATGCTGCTGTCGAGCGTGTTCATCGCCAGCCCTGCCTACGGGACGCGGGCGAGTACCGCGCTGATCGTCCATGCCGATGGGACGCAACAGATGGTCGAGCGCAGTTTCGGGCCCCACGGTGGGCATTTGGGGGAGGTGGAGCTGCTCGTTCAATGCCGACGATAA
- a CDS encoding DUF2269 family protein: METLLTLKIIHVAATVLLLACAASLAAVAWRKRSEAPSCTLRRPWPLAWATMLVCMLSMPFTGWWLVHLVGWPLGQAWLLASSVIYTVATLCVLWLLARLNRLRMGNGGGGRFTLALAIIGGVGFLSIAALMGAKPI; this comes from the coding sequence ATGGAAACTCTGCTGACCCTGAAAATCATCCATGTCGCCGCCACGGTCTTGCTCCTGGCTTGCGCTGCAAGCCTTGCCGCCGTGGCCTGGCGCAAACGCAGCGAGGCACCGAGCTGCACGCTGCGGCGTCCTTGGCCGCTGGCATGGGCCACGATGCTGGTGTGCATGCTGAGCATGCCGTTCACCGGCTGGTGGCTGGTTCATCTGGTGGGCTGGCCGCTGGGGCAAGCCTGGCTGCTGGCCTCCAGTGTGATCTATACCGTGGCCACACTCTGCGTCCTATGGCTGCTGGCACGGCTCAATCGTCTGCGCATGGGTAACGGTGGCGGCGGTAGATTTACCCTGGCTTTGGCGATCATCGGCGGTGTCGGCTTCCTCTCCATCGCCGCATTGATGGGTGCCAAGCCGATTTAA